In one Stenotrophomonas maltophilia genomic region, the following are encoded:
- a CDS encoding DUF3861 family protein, with translation MASPSTRYRISVTPIEKDGLQCTGRCTIELEHRASRDLMRLLEAAPRTAGLSGDERATLVVATQLLRDIVQRHADTDGHALAALAAQVLPALDALDQLPSSR, from the coding sequence ATGGCCAGCCCCTCCACCCGCTACCGGATCTCGGTGACTCCGATCGAAAAGGACGGGTTGCAGTGCACCGGGCGCTGCACCATCGAACTGGAACATCGCGCCAGTCGCGACCTGATGCGACTGCTCGAAGCGGCACCGCGCACCGCAGGGCTCAGTGGCGACGAGCGCGCCACGCTGGTGGTCGCCACCCAGTTGCTGCGCGACATCGTGCAGCGTCATGCCGACACCGACGGTCATGCACTGGCCGCACTCGCCGCCCAGGTCCTGCCGGCGCTGGATGCGCTGGATCAGCTGCCCTCCTCCCGCTGA
- a CDS encoding OsmC family protein: MGISRHATAHWEGDLKSGKGQLSTPQSGLLDKTRYGFNSRFGEEKGTNPEELIAAAHAGCFTMALSAKLGEAGFTPTSLDTEAKVDLSMEGGPQLSQIRLKVKAVVPGIDATQFRAIADDAKQNCPVSKALSAVPISLEAELG; this comes from the coding sequence ATGGGAATCTCGCGACACGCCACCGCGCACTGGGAAGGCGATCTGAAGTCCGGCAAGGGACAGTTGAGCACGCCGCAGAGCGGCCTGCTGGACAAGACCCGCTATGGGTTCAACAGCCGTTTCGGCGAGGAGAAGGGCACCAACCCGGAAGAGCTGATCGCCGCCGCGCACGCCGGCTGCTTCACCATGGCGCTGTCGGCCAAGCTCGGCGAGGCCGGTTTCACTCCGACGTCGCTGGATACCGAGGCGAAGGTGGATCTGTCGATGGAAGGCGGCCCACAGCTTTCGCAGATCCGGCTGAAAGTGAAGGCCGTGGTGCCGGGGATCGATGCGACGCAGTTCCGTGCCATCGCCGACGATGCCAAGCAGAACTGCCCGGTGTCCAAGGCACTGAGCGCGGTGCCCATCAGCCTGGAGGCCGAGCTGGGCTGA
- a CDS encoding PhzF family phenazine biosynthesis protein — MSARRFLQLDVFSPRAGAGNPLAVVLDADGLDDDTMQAIARWTRLPETTFVFLPQTAGTSYRLRMFSPQKEVPFAGHPSVGTAHAVLQAGLAEAVDGLLVQDGIAGALPLRVSGEGAQQRIAIRTPRAQLAETARADDPRLQAALKGWPLGRLPPARMQGGRSWWVVQVADESALRALRPDWDAVAALAESTDSMGVFAYAFADGNEGFDLAVRAFVGNGRRFEDAASGAANAVLAAWLDLRGALPRGREAFDVSQGREVGHDARLTLRVDEAGEVWSGGQVQTVIAGTLDW, encoded by the coding sequence ATGTCCGCACGCCGTTTCCTGCAACTGGATGTGTTCTCCCCCCGCGCCGGTGCCGGCAATCCGCTGGCCGTGGTGCTGGATGCCGACGGACTCGACGACGACACCATGCAGGCCATCGCCCGCTGGACGCGGTTGCCCGAGACGACCTTCGTGTTCCTGCCGCAGACGGCGGGAACCAGCTATCGCCTGCGCATGTTCAGTCCGCAGAAGGAAGTCCCGTTTGCCGGCCACCCCAGCGTAGGCACCGCGCATGCTGTGCTGCAGGCGGGCCTGGCGGAGGCGGTGGATGGCCTGCTGGTGCAGGACGGGATTGCCGGTGCGCTGCCGCTGCGGGTCAGCGGCGAAGGCGCGCAGCAGCGCATTGCCATCCGCACCCCGCGCGCGCAGCTGGCCGAAACCGCGCGGGCGGACGATCCGCGCCTGCAGGCGGCCCTGAAGGGCTGGCCACTGGGTCGGTTGCCGCCCGCACGCATGCAGGGCGGGCGCAGCTGGTGGGTGGTCCAGGTTGCCGATGAATCGGCCCTGCGCGCGCTGCGCCCGGACTGGGACGCGGTGGCTGCGCTGGCCGAATCCACCGACAGCATGGGCGTGTTCGCCTATGCATTCGCCGACGGCAACGAAGGCTTCGATCTGGCCGTGCGCGCGTTCGTCGGCAACGGGCGCCGCTTCGAGGATGCCGCCTCCGGCGCCGCCAACGCCGTGCTGGCGGCATGGCTGGACCTGCGCGGCGCCCTGCCGCGGGGCCGCGAGGCATTCGACGTCAGCCAGGGCCGGGAGGTCGGGCATGACGCACGCCTGACCCTGCGCGTGGACGAGGCCGGCGAGGTCTGGTCCGGCGGTCAGGTGCAGACGGTGATCGCCGGCACCCTTGATTGGTGA
- a CDS encoding HU family DNA-binding protein, with amino-acid sequence MAKTAKKAAPKKAVKKVATKAAAKPAAPKPIKEVLTKSGLVAHIAEASGVVAKDVRAVLASLEGAVASSVHKKGAGSFTLPGLLKITTVNVPAKPKRKGINPFTKEEQWFAAKPATTKLKVRPLKKLKDAAL; translated from the coding sequence ATGGCAAAGACCGCTAAGAAGGCTGCCCCGAAGAAGGCAGTGAAGAAAGTCGCGACGAAGGCTGCCGCCAAGCCGGCCGCTCCGAAGCCGATCAAGGAAGTGCTGACCAAGTCCGGCCTGGTTGCACACATCGCTGAAGCCTCCGGCGTTGTCGCCAAGGACGTGCGCGCTGTGCTGGCCTCGCTGGAAGGCGCTGTCGCCTCTTCGGTGCACAAGAAGGGCGCTGGCTCCTTCACCCTGCCGGGCCTGCTGAAGATCACCACCGTCAATGTGCCGGCCAAGCCGAAGCGCAAGGGCATCAACCCGTTCACCAAGGAAGAGCAGTGGTTCGCCGCCAAGCCGGCCACCACCAAGCTGAAGGTTCGTCCGCTCAAGAAGCTGAAGGACGCCGCGCTGTAA